A genomic window from Scomber scombrus chromosome 18, fScoSco1.1, whole genome shotgun sequence includes:
- the prrg2 gene encoding transmembrane gamma-carboxyglutamic acid protein 2, whose product MAVLSAVWIPVLSLLQLVHCSVIYRHTAGDPVLIDEQSATSFLSRSLLYNSWDFELAVPDSLERECTEELCSYEEAREVFEDDTQTEIFWTQYVNSHENTPRVDVSGLVAGILAILVSAVIATVLGIYCYKARNKGRRTSAHPPVRMPQDGRPAPEMVPLAGIIAPALPSYNDALNRSGQHDAPPPPYSG is encoded by the exons ATGGCAGTCTTGTCAGCGGTGTGGATTCCCGTGCTGTCCCTGCTGCAGCTGGTCCACTGCTCTGTTATTTACAGACACACTGCAG GAGATCCAGTGTTGATAGACGAGCAGTCAGCGACCTCCTTCCTGTCCCGCTCACTGCTCTATAACAGCTGGGACTTTGAGCTGGCGGTACCTGACAGTCTGGAGAGGGAATGCACAGAAGAGCTGTGTTCTTATGAAGAGGCCAGAGAAGTGTTTGAGGACGACACTCAGACG gaAATTTTTTGGACACAATATGTCAACAGTCACG AGAATACACCCAGAGTGGATGTGTCAGGACTGGTGGCAGGGATCCTGGCTATCCTAGTGAGCGCTGTCATTGCCACTGTGCTGGGGATCTACTGCTACAAGGCCAGGAACAAGGGCAGGAGGACTTCAGCGCA CCCCCCAGTGAGGATGCCACAAGATGGGCGCCCAGCCCCAGAGATGGTGCCCCTGGCCGGCATCATCGCCCCCGCACTACCCAGCTACAATGATGCTCTAAACCGCAGCGGGCAGCACGATGCTCCACCACCGCCTTATTCAGGGTAA
- the rras gene encoding ras-related protein R-Ras encodes MSGDEERFKLVVVGGGGVGKSALTIQFIQSYFVSDYDPTIEDSYTKICTVDGKETRLDILDTAGQEEFGAMREQYMRSGEGFLLVFALNDRGSYHEVQKFHTQILRVKDRDDYPMVLVGNKADLEQQRVISREDAQAFARENRIHYMEASAKNRYNVDEVFLELVQIIRRFQEMESPPPTSHHTGKQSRGGCPCVLL; translated from the exons atgaGCGGAGACGAGGAAAGATTCAaactggtggtggtgggaggaggaggggtggggaaGAGCGCCCTGACCATCCAGTTCATTCAG TCCTACTTTGTGTCAGACTACGACCCCACCATCGAAGACTCCTACACCAAGATCTGCACGGTGGATGGAAAGGAGACCCGGCTGGACA tCTTGGATACAGCAGGTCAGGAGGAGTTTGGGGCGATGAGGGAGCAGTACATGCGCTCAGGAGAGGGCTTCCTACTGGTGTTCGCACTCAATGACCGGGGCAG CTACCATGAGGTCCAGAAGTTCCACACCCAGATTTTGAGGGTGAAGGACCGAGACGACTACCCCATGGTGCTGGTTGGAAACAAGGCAGACCTGGAACAGCAGAGAGTG ATCTCCAGGGAGGATGCTCAGGCGTTCGCCAGAGAGAACAGGATCCACTACATGGAGGCTTCAGCCAAGAACCGCTACAATGTGGATGAAGTCTTCTTGGAGCTGGTGCAGATTATCAG GCGATTTCAGGAGATGGAGAGTCCTCCCCCTACATCTCATCACACAGGGAAACAGTCGCGTGGTGGCTGTCCCTGTGTCCTCCTCTAA
- the si:ch211-195b15.8 gene encoding dual specificity protein phosphatase 8, with protein MVWSRENETERPPMSVILPRLYLGAESDVTQDGLASMGISYVLSVSRCSPQPSFLPRSRYLRIPIDDSLWDDLLPWIPQALNFIDAAMSSGASVLVHCAAGISRSPALAVAYIMYSLGMDLDHAYRYCCWISAVLSLIIFVSVIKRVVQDFYFYPSV; from the exons ATGGTTTGGTCCCGAGAGAATGAGACGGAGCGGCCCCCGATGTCCGTCATTCTTCCGCGGCTCTACCTGGGAGCAGAGAGCGACGTGACGCAG gacGGGCTGGCTTCGATGGGTATATCCTATGTGCTGAGCGTGAGCCGCTGCAGCCCCCagccctccttcctcccccgcTCCAGATACCTTCGCATCCCTATTGACGACTCCCTGTGGGACGACCTGCTGCCCTGGATCCCACAGGCTCTCAACTTCATTG ATGCAGCCATGTCCTCTGGTGCCTCGGTGCTGGTTCACTGTGCAGCAGGAATCTCTCGTTCCCCGGCTCTGGCTGTAGCCTACATCATGTACAGCCTGGGAATGGACCTGGACCATGCCTACAGGTACTGCTGCTGGATCTCAGCTGTGCTGTCACTCATCATATTTGTCAGTGTGATCAAAAGGGTTGTACAAGATTTCTATTTTTATCCTAGTGTCTAA